TTTGTAATACGTCGGCGATAGGTTGGGTTAGTAAACCGTGTTTATCTAGCATGGTTTTCTCGAGTGGTGGCTGGATGGGTAGTGTAGCAGTAAGAGCAGAGGCGCAACAAGTTGCTTAAGGTGAACAATAGGCGCCTACGGCGCAAATCAAAAGGACTCAACCTCTTCCATTGTTGCCAATAAATCGTTTATCCTATCGCCATGCACGCATATAAACCCCTGAAACAATTATTTAATAGTCAAAATAACTGGCTTAAATTTCTTCATAATAACAAAGCTAACCTAAGAGCGGTCGTGATTGAAAATGTCACAAAGATGCTGTCCTGTGGGACAGCGGCTTTTGGCTCTCGCGAATATCATTGTTGCAACCCTGACTGTACCCATATCAAATATATTCACCAAACCTGTAAATCTCGAGCGTGCAGTAGCTGTGGCATGAAAGCCACAGAGCGATGGATACAAAAGCAACAACATGTCTTCCCTGAATGCGAATATCAACACATCACCTTTACCCTTCCAAACACGCTATGGCCTATCTTTCGTCATAACCGTTGGCTGTTAAATAAATTATTCAAATGTGCTGCAAACATTCTGCTGGGATGGGCAAAAGATAAAGGAATAGATGTCGGTATCTTTTGTGCTCTTCATACTTACGGTCGAAAACTGAATTGGAATACGCACTTACATTTATCGGTCACTCGTGGGGGAATTTGTGAACGTACCGGTTTATGGAAACCCATTTACTTCCAAATGAAAACGACAGAGCCTTGTTGGAGAGCGGCTATCGTCAGTTTATTGGGTAAGGCTTATGATGAGCTTGATTTATCAAGCGAAGAATGCCCCTATATCCGTAATAAAACGGATTGGTCACGCTTTTTAAGCAGTCAATATAATCGTCGTTGGAAGCTTCATTTTGCTAAAAAGACAAATAATGTAAAACCGACGATGAACTATCTTGGTCGGTATTTAAAACGGCCCCCGATTTCAGCGTCACGTTTAAGTCATTACGCCAAAGGCGGAATGATAACGTTTAATTATTTAGACCATCGAACAGGAACAACAGACAGCCTAACATTATCACCAGAAGAGATGATAAGACGGATAGTAGAGCACTATCCTGATAAACATTTCAAGATGATCCGATACTACGGTTTTTTATCAATGCGTCGTCGTGGAGAAGCTCTGCCTAGAGTTTATGCAGCTTTAGGTATGACAATAGAAGCTGAGCCGAAAATGCCAGGGTATGCCGCAATGTTAAAAGGATATGTAAAAGTAGATCCGTACGAATGTATTTTATGTGAAAGTCGTCTGGTGTTTACGAATTTCCGAGTCGGAAATTCGGTCAATGATTTAGTCACCCATGCGATAGTTCAGTCAGAATTGAGGGCAGCATAATAAGGTTTGTAGGATAAGTGTATCTAAAACTCATGAAATAGGGCTAAAACAGTTATAAAATCCCCGATAATTATATTTTCGATACCTTTTAAAAAAACAGCGATGGTGAAATTGGCTTTTTTAGACGGGCCAATGCTAACTCAGCAACATTCAAATTCCTTACCTTTTAAATAGGCATAAAAAAAGAAGCCATAATGACTTCTTCTTAATTTGATTAACTCATCTTACTTTTTTGTTGGTCGTTGCCAATGTTCAATTCGGCGCTCTTTTGCACGACTGATCATCAATTCATTTTCGGCGACATCTTTAGTCACCGTAGAACCCGCACCAATCGTTGCACCATTACCAATAGTAACAGGAGCAATTAATTGGCTATCTGAACCAACAAACACATCATCACCAATAATGGTTTTAAATTTATTTGCACCATCATAATTACAAGTAATAACACCAGCACCAACATTTACACGCTTACCAATCTCTGCATCACCCAAATACGTTAAATGATTTGCTTTTGAGCCTTCACCTAAACGTACATTTTTGACTTCAACAAAATTACCTACATGCGCATCATTACACAATTCTGCACCTGGACGTAAACGAGTAAATGGACCAACAGTACACTTCTCACCAACCGTTGCGCCTTCAATCACGCTGTATGGACGAATAATTGTATTATCATCAATCTCACAATCTTTAAGTACACAACCAGCACCAATGACAACATTGTCACCTAAGGTAACATTACCTTCAATGATCACATTAACATCGATCTCAATATCCATACCACATTGCAATGATCCTCGAAGATCGAAACGACTAGGATCACGAAGCATTACGCCTTGCTCTAGCAATTTCTGAGCTTGCGCTGCTTGATATGCTCTCTCTAAACGAGCCAATTGTGCACGATCATTAACCCCTTCAACTTCAATAGGGCTAACAGGGTGTACCGCTTCAACTGCACGACCTTCATCATGAGCAGCAGCAATGATATCCGTTAGATAATACTCACCTTGTGCATTTTCATTTTTCAACGCCGCTAACCAGCGCTTTAAATCACCGCCCGTAGCAACCATCACACCGGTGTTAATCTCTTTAATGAGCTTTTGCTCTTCTGTCGCGTCTTTTTGCTCTACAATCGCAATGACAGGGCCATTACGACGAATAATACGACCATAACCCATCGGGTTATCTAAAACGACAGTCAAAAGAGCAATACCACCAGTAGGTTGAGCATCTAATAAGTTTTCAACCGTTGCAGTACTGATCAATGGAACATCGCCATAAAGGATCAATACTTTTTCATCATCAGAAAATTCTGGTGATGCTTGATTAACGGCATGACCTGTACCCAGTTGTTCAGCTTGAAGTACCCAAGTTACTCTCTCTTGGCCTAACTCAGCTTGCATTTGATCACCACCGTGACCATAAACAAGGTGAATATTTTTAGCCCCTAAACCTTCACATGTATCGATCACATGTTTCGCCATAGGTTTACCCGCTAAAGTATGAAGTACTTTAGGTTTATTTGAATACATGCGAGTGCCTTTACCCGCTGCAAGAATTACTGCACTGAAGTTCATAAAAAGCCCATTCTATTTTTTATGCTGACTTAATTTGCCTAGCTTTATTAAATACCAAAAACACTAAATCCATTATTTACTTCATGAATATTATTCATAAATAACCAATGGAATTAATATGCGGGCTAAATTATATGCTAAAAAGCATCGAATAAGATGAAAGATAAGTAAGAATTGCGAAAAACAGCCAAAGAAAAGGCGACCAATAGGCCGCCTTCTTTCTAATGGTGCTTGATTAACGCGAACGTTTTGTCAGTTCGATAACTCGAAGCTGTGCGATCGCTTTAGCCAAATCACTGGCCGCTTGAGCGAAGTTAATGTCGCCATGCTGATTCTTAATATTTTCCTCAGCCTTGCGTTTAGCTTCTTCTGCCTTAGCTGCGTCTAGGTCTTCACCACGGATAGCGGTATCTGCGAGAACAGTTGCCGAACCAGGTTGAACCTCAACAATACCACCAGAGACATAAATGTACTCTTCGTGGCCATGTTGTTTAACAATACGCACCATACCAGGCGTGATAGCGGTCAGCAGCGGTGTGTGTCCATGGAAAATACCAAGTTCACCCTCGCTACCGGTCACCTGAATCGTTTCAACAAGCCCTGAGAATAAACTTTTCTCAGCACTTACAACGTCCAGATGAAAGGTCATTGCTGCCATATCGCCTCCTAATCAGCCTTATAGCTTCTTCGCATTCTCAAGCGCATCTTCAATTCTACCGCAGTACATGAAGGCTTGCTCAGGAACGTCATCGTAATCACCAGCTAATAAACCCTTAAAGCCAGCTAATGTGTCTTTAAGTGATACGTAAATACCAGGGTCGCCTGTGAATACTTCTGCTACATGGTAAGGTTGAGTTAAGAACTTCTCAATCTTACGGGCACGAGATACAACTTGCTTATCTTCTTCAGATAGCTCGTCCATACCTAGGATAGCAATAATGTCTTTTAGCTCTTTATAACGCTGTAATGTAGATTGTACATTACGGGCGATATCATAGTGCTCTTGACCAACAACAAGTGGATCAAGTTGACGAGATGTAGAATCTAACGGGTCAATCGCTGGGTATAAACCCATAGATGCGATATTACGGTTAAGTACAACTGTCGCATCTAAGTGAGCAAACGTTGTTGCTGGAGATGGATCCGTTAAGTCATCCGCAGGTACATATACCGCTTGAACTGAAGTGATAGAACCACTACGAGTTGAAGTGATACGTTCCTGAAGAACACCCATCTCTTCAGCTAGTGTAGGTTGGTAACCTACCGCTGATGGCATACGACCTAGCAGAGCTGATACTTCAGTTCCGGCAAGCGTATAACGATAGATGTTATCAATGAATAGTAAAACGTCACGACCTTCGTCACGGAAACGCTCAGCCATTGTTAGACCAGTCAAAGCAACACGTAAACGGTTACCCGGTGGCTCATTCATTTGACCGTAAACCATCGCTACTTTTGATTCTTCAGGATGTTCGATGTTTACAACACCTGCTTCCTGCATTTCAAAGTAGAAATCATTACCTTCACGAGTACGCTCACCTACACCTGCAAACACAGATAGGCCAGAGTGCTGTAGTGCGATGTTATTGATAAGTTCCATCATGTTGACGGTCTTACCTACACCAGCACCACCGAATAGACCGATTTTACCACCCTTAGCGAATGGACAAATCAAATCGATTACTTTAACACCCGTCTCTAGAAGTTCAGTCGAGTTTGCCTGCTCTTCATAGCTAGGCGCTGCACGGTGAATGGAATAATGCTCTTCAGCACCAATTTCACCACACTCATCAATCGCGTCCCCAAGAACGTTCATGATACGGCCTAACGTTTTAGTACCCACTGGAACAGTAATTGGCGCGCCAGTATTTTCTACTGTTAAGCCACGACGTAAACCATCTGAGCTACCCATTACGATTGCGCGAACAACGCCACCGCCAATCTGCTGTTGAACTTCAAGAACAAGACGTTCTTTTGCATCAACAACATTCAGAGCATCGTATACACGAGGTACACTGCCTTGTGGGAACTCTACATCGACTACCGCACCGATGATCTGTACGATCTTACCTGTAGTCATCGTTAATCCTCTAAACTGTTTAAATACCTATGCTTAAACCGCTGATGCGCCTGAAACAATTTCAGAAAGCTCTTGTGTAATCGCCGATTGACGGGCTTTGTTATACACAAGTTGCAGTTCATCAATAATGTCACCAGCGTTATCAGTTGCTGCTTTCATCGCAATCATTCGCGCTACGTGTTCGCAGGCTAAATTCTCAACCACACCTTGATACACTTGTGATTCAACGTATCGAATCAATAGGGCATCTAGT
The Aliivibrio salmonicida LFI1238 genome window above contains:
- a CDS encoding IS91-like element ISVsa9 family transposase, producing MHAYKPLKQLFNSQNNWLKFLHNNKANLRAVVIENVTKMLSCGTAAFGSREYHCCNPDCTHIKYIHQTCKSRACSSCGMKATERWIQKQQHVFPECEYQHITFTLPNTLWPIFRHNRWLLNKLFKCAANILLGWAKDKGIDVGIFCALHTYGRKLNWNTHLHLSVTRGGICERTGLWKPIYFQMKTTEPCWRAAIVSLLGKAYDELDLSSEECPYIRNKTDWSRFLSSQYNRRWKLHFAKKTNNVKPTMNYLGRYLKRPPISASRLSHYAKGGMITFNYLDHRTGTTDSLTLSPEEMIRRIVEHYPDKHFKMIRYYGFLSMRRRGEALPRVYAALGMTIEAEPKMPGYAAMLKGYVKVDPYECILCESRLVFTNFRVGNSVNDLVTHAIVQSELRAA
- the glmU gene encoding bifunctional UDP-N-acetylglucosamine diphosphorylase/glucosamine-1-phosphate N-acetyltransferase GlmU; this encodes MNFSAVILAAGKGTRMYSNKPKVLHTLAGKPMAKHVIDTCEGLGAKNIHLVYGHGGDQMQAELGQERVTWVLQAEQLGTGHAVNQASPEFSDDEKVLILYGDVPLISTATVENLLDAQPTGGIALLTVVLDNPMGYGRIIRRNGPVIAIVEQKDATEEQKLIKEINTGVMVATGGDLKRWLAALKNENAQGEYYLTDIIAAAHDEGRAVEAVHPVSPIEVEGVNDRAQLARLERAYQAAQAQKLLEQGVMLRDPSRFDLRGSLQCGMDIEIDVNVIIEGNVTLGDNVVIGAGCVLKDCEIDDNTIIRPYSVIEGATVGEKCTVGPFTRLRPGAELCNDAHVGNFVEVKNVRLGEGSKANHLTYLGDAEIGKRVNVGAGVITCNYDGANKFKTIIGDDVFVGSDSQLIAPVTIGNGATIGAGSTVTKDVAENELMISRAKERRIEHWQRPTKK
- a CDS encoding F0F1 ATP synthase subunit epsilon, whose amino-acid sequence is MAAMTFHLDVVSAEKSLFSGLVETIQVTGSEGELGIFHGHTPLLTAITPGMVRIVKQHGHEEYIYVSGGIVEVQPGSATVLADTAIRGEDLDAAKAEEAKRKAEENIKNQHGDINFAQAASDLAKAIAQLRVIELTKRSR
- the atpD gene encoding F0F1 ATP synthase subunit beta, with protein sequence MTTGKIVQIIGAVVDVEFPQGSVPRVYDALNVVDAKERLVLEVQQQIGGGVVRAIVMGSSDGLRRGLTVENTGAPITVPVGTKTLGRIMNVLGDAIDECGEIGAEEHYSIHRAAPSYEEQANSTELLETGVKVIDLICPFAKGGKIGLFGGAGVGKTVNMMELINNIALQHSGLSVFAGVGERTREGNDFYFEMQEAGVVNIEHPEESKVAMVYGQMNEPPGNRLRVALTGLTMAERFRDEGRDVLLFIDNIYRYTLAGTEVSALLGRMPSAVGYQPTLAEEMGVLQERITSTRSGSITSVQAVYVPADDLTDPSPATTFAHLDATVVLNRNIASMGLYPAIDPLDSTSRQLDPLVVGQEHYDIARNVQSTLQRYKELKDIIAILGMDELSEEDKQVVSRARKIEKFLTQPYHVAEVFTGDPGIYVSLKDTLAGFKGLLAGDYDDVPEQAFMYCGRIEDALENAKKL